A single Blattabacterium sp. (Mastotermes darwiniensis) str. MADAR DNA region contains:
- the nusA gene encoding transcription termination factor NusA has product MDNEALIDSFSDFKYEKNIDRVSLMAILEESIRCVLRKKYDSSKNYDIIVNPDQGDLEIWRNRIVVRDGTVKDINKEIELSTARKIEIDFEIGEEVTEKVELQSLGRRSILSLRQNLLSKINEYDNTNTYKKIKNKIGEIINVEVYHILPKQIIMRDEEQNEMVLPKKEQIPNDFFRKGDPVRVLVKRVDWKDSKPFAILTRRDETFLEELFKLEIPEVSEGLITVKKVARIPGEKAKVAVESYDDRVDPVGACVGMKGSRIHPIVRELKNENIDVINYTSNTQLYLTRALSPAKISMMEVDEENKYVNVYVKLEEISKAIGRGGQNIRLASQLTGYKIHIFRDFPYEDDVELTEFSDEIEPEVIKKFHQVGLNTAKSILNYSNYDLIKKTNLEKEIINKVIFILKKEFEEEFN; this is encoded by the coding sequence ATGGATAATGAGGCATTAATAGATTCTTTTTCTGATTTTAAATACGAGAAAAACATAGATAGAGTAAGTCTAATGGCTATATTAGAAGAATCGATACGATGTGTATTAAGAAAAAAATATGATTCCTCTAAAAATTATGACATCATTGTAAATCCAGACCAAGGAGATTTAGAAATATGGAGAAATCGTATAGTAGTTCGAGATGGAACAGTAAAAGATATAAATAAAGAAATAGAATTGTCTACAGCACGTAAAATAGAAATTGATTTTGAAATAGGAGAAGAAGTAACGGAAAAAGTAGAACTCCAATCTCTTGGAAGAAGATCTATTTTGTCTTTAAGACAAAATTTACTTTCAAAAATCAATGAATACGATAATACCAATACCTACAAAAAAATTAAAAATAAAATTGGGGAAATTATTAATGTAGAAGTCTATCATATATTGCCTAAACAAATTATAATGAGAGATGAAGAACAAAATGAGATGGTCCTCCCTAAAAAAGAACAAATTCCAAATGATTTTTTTCGTAAAGGAGATCCTGTTAGAGTATTGGTAAAAAGAGTAGATTGGAAAGATAGTAAACCTTTTGCTATTTTAACTAGAAGAGATGAAACATTTTTAGAAGAACTTTTCAAGTTAGAAATACCAGAAGTATCTGAAGGTCTGATTACGGTAAAAAAAGTGGCACGGATTCCAGGTGAAAAAGCTAAAGTAGCTGTGGAATCTTATGATGATCGTGTAGATCCTGTTGGAGCTTGTGTAGGAATGAAAGGGTCTAGGATTCATCCTATTGTTAGAGAATTAAAGAATGAAAATATAGATGTCATTAATTATACTTCTAATACACAATTATATCTTACAAGAGCTCTAAGTCCTGCTAAAATATCCATGATGGAAGTTGATGAAGAAAATAAATATGTCAATGTCTATGTAAAATTAGAAGAAATATCTAAAGCCATTGGTAGAGGAGGACAAAATATACGATTGGCCAGTCAACTTACCGGATATAAAATACATATATTTAGAGACTTTCCTTATGAAGATGACGTAGAATTGACGGAATTTTCTGATGAAATAGAACCAGAAGTTATCAAAAAATTTCATCAAGTAGGTTTAAATACCGCAAAATCTATTTTAAATTATAGCAACTATGATCTCATAAAAAAAACCAATCTTGAAAAAGAAATTATAAATAAAGTCATTTTTATTTTAAAAAAAGAGTTTGAAGAGGAATTTAATTAA
- the infB gene encoding translation initiation factor IF-2 yields the protein MNDNRIRLKNVLTKYNISLQRVVNFLQKKGIEIEKNPNAKIEERVYRFLVREFQTYKEIRDASEKVFLKKRIEKEKIKEELLKSKNTPIRTTQSEDSIVKIDFFEKKYDKNKKKKKEFHKESADSIPKNFGNLKKTELYSSKYHHKDKKPEHIDTIYQKLDGVMLTGDRIDLSQFERKRNNKKKRKRIKKEIFVEEMRNIPRKKERRNYLNSNNKEKLGNKKRLQKFTDEKIDKQIKETLEKIYSKKIKYKKIRKEKRQYKKEKKLIQSKIEKKEKILKIAEFTTVNELASMMNVNATDVIMSCMSLGIMVTLNQRLDAEILTLVADEFGYNIEFTGLDLEEAIQDDKDIEDNLTHRPPIITVMGHVDHGKTSLLDYIRNTNVIAGESGGITQHIAAYSVECSNNHSITFLDTPGHEAFTAMRARGAQVTDIAIIVIASDDQVRPQTKEAISHAQAANVPIIFVFNKIDKTNARPDKIREQLANLNFLVEEWGGKYPSQEISAKLGTGVNQLLEKVLLVADLLDLKANPNKPAIGTVIEASLDKGKGYVTTLLLQGGTLKVGDYVLAGNHHGKVKNILDERGKSIASAGPSKPITILGLNGAPTSGDKFKVFKDEKVAKQLAYRREQLQREQNIRYQKHLTLDEIGKRIAIGDFKEIKIILKGDVDGSVEAIADSIQKLSIKTIRINIIYKGVGPITESDVLLASASDAILIGFNVRPNNGAKNIAKKEEIEIRTYSIIYNVINDIKEAMDGLLSPEKKEKILGTAEIRKIFKISKIGTIAGCMVMEGKLLRQSKVRLIREGIVIHNNGEFTSLKRFKEDVKEVSKGYECGIIVKDYHNFQYGDIVEGYEELSIPIKKS from the coding sequence ATGAATGATAACAGAATCCGATTAAAAAACGTATTGACAAAATACAATATTTCCTTGCAAAGAGTCGTTAATTTTTTGCAAAAAAAAGGAATTGAAATAGAAAAAAATCCTAATGCAAAAATAGAGGAACGAGTATATAGATTCCTTGTACGAGAATTTCAGACATATAAAGAAATACGAGATGCTTCTGAAAAAGTTTTTTTGAAAAAAAGAATAGAAAAAGAGAAAATAAAAGAAGAATTACTAAAGTCAAAAAATACTCCTATTCGTACTACGCAATCAGAAGATTCAATTGTAAAAATTGATTTTTTTGAAAAAAAATATGATAAAAACAAAAAAAAAAAAAAGGAATTCCATAAAGAATCTGCAGATTCTATTCCAAAAAATTTTGGAAATTTAAAAAAAACAGAACTTTATTCTTCTAAATATCATCATAAAGATAAAAAGCCTGAACACATTGATACCATATATCAAAAGCTAGATGGAGTTATGCTAACAGGAGATCGCATTGATTTATCTCAATTTGAAAGAAAAAGAAACAATAAAAAAAAACGTAAAAGAATTAAAAAGGAAATTTTTGTTGAAGAAATGAGAAATATTCCTAGAAAAAAAGAAAGAAGAAATTATTTAAATTCAAATAACAAAGAAAAACTAGGAAATAAAAAAAGATTACAAAAATTTACGGATGAAAAAATAGATAAACAAATTAAAGAAACTTTAGAAAAAATTTATTCAAAAAAAATCAAGTACAAAAAAATTAGAAAAGAAAAACGTCAATACAAAAAAGAAAAAAAACTTATTCAAAGTAAAATAGAAAAAAAAGAAAAAATTCTTAAAATAGCTGAATTTACAACCGTTAACGAATTAGCCTCTATGATGAACGTCAATGCCACAGATGTTATTATGTCTTGTATGTCCTTAGGGATTATGGTTACCTTGAATCAACGACTGGATGCAGAAATATTAACACTGGTAGCAGATGAATTTGGATATAACATAGAATTTACTGGATTAGACTTAGAGGAAGCTATTCAAGATGATAAAGATATAGAAGATAATTTAACTCATAGACCGCCTATTATTACTGTAATGGGACATGTAGATCATGGAAAAACATCTTTATTGGATTATATTAGAAATACCAATGTTATTGCTGGAGAATCTGGAGGAATAACTCAACACATAGCAGCCTATAGTGTAGAATGTTCCAATAATCATAGCATTACTTTTTTAGATACCCCAGGACATGAAGCTTTTACAGCTATGCGTGCAAGAGGAGCACAAGTTACAGATATTGCAATTATAGTTATTGCATCGGATGATCAAGTTCGACCTCAAACTAAAGAAGCTATTAGTCACGCTCAAGCGGCTAATGTTCCTATTATTTTTGTCTTCAATAAAATAGATAAAACCAATGCAAGACCTGACAAAATTAGAGAACAATTGGCCAATCTTAATTTCTTAGTTGAAGAATGGGGAGGTAAATATCCATCCCAAGAAATATCCGCAAAATTAGGGACTGGAGTAAATCAACTATTAGAAAAAGTACTATTAGTAGCTGATTTATTAGATTTAAAAGCCAATCCAAATAAACCAGCGATAGGAACTGTCATAGAAGCTTCTTTAGATAAAGGAAAAGGATATGTGACAACTCTTCTTTTACAAGGAGGAACATTAAAAGTAGGAGATTATGTATTAGCAGGAAATCATCATGGAAAAGTAAAAAATATTTTAGATGAACGTGGAAAATCAATTGCATCAGCAGGCCCATCTAAACCTATAACCATACTAGGATTAAATGGAGCTCCTACATCTGGAGATAAATTCAAAGTATTTAAAGACGAAAAGGTAGCAAAACAACTTGCTTACAGAAGAGAGCAGTTACAAAGAGAACAAAATATACGATATCAAAAACATTTAACTTTAGATGAGATAGGGAAACGTATAGCAATAGGAGATTTTAAAGAAATAAAAATAATTCTTAAGGGAGATGTAGATGGTTCCGTAGAAGCTATTGCGGATTCTATTCAAAAATTATCTATAAAAACCATAAGGATTAATATTATTTATAAAGGAGTTGGTCCGATTACAGAATCGGATGTTTTATTGGCAAGCGCTTCGGATGCAATTCTAATAGGATTTAATGTACGTCCAAATAATGGAGCTAAAAACATTGCAAAAAAAGAAGAGATAGAAATACGTACTTATTCGATTATATACAACGTGATTAATGATATTAAAGAGGCTATGGATGGACTTCTCTCCCCTGAAAAAAAAGAAAAAATATTAGGAACTGCAGAAATAAGAAAAATTTTTAAAATTTCAAAAATTGGAACTATAGCTGGATGCATGGTAATGGAAGGGAAATTACTACGTCAATCGAAAGTAAGATTGATTAGAGAAGGAATAGTCATACACAATAATGGAGAATTTACTTCTTTAAAACGTTTTAAAGAAGATGTAAAAGAAGTATCTAAGGGATATGAATGTGGAATTATAGTCAAAGATTATCATAATTTTCAATATGGAGATATTGTTGAAGGATATGAAGAATTATCTATTCCCATTAAAAAAAGTTAA
- the aspS gene encoding aspartate--tRNA ligase, whose translation MSYRTHNCGELCKKDIGKEVILSGWIQTIRNLGSLIFIDLRDYFGTIQLIFSKKLKKQVLELGREFLIKVNGTVVKRKSKNCNLPTGEIEILVYKLDVLNSSPIPPFMIEDETDEEEGCRMKYRYLDIRRNAIKNNLILRHKISLEIRNFLSKNGFLEIETPVLINHTSEGARSFIVPSRMHSGKFYALSQSPQLFKQLLMIGGIDKYFQIVKCFRDEDSRSDRQIEFTQIDCEMAFVEVHDILFFFENFIKYLFKKIKNIQLEPFTLMTYSDAIKMYGTDTPDLRFEIRFVDLNDLVKKQVFKSFQTTKELIIGINISKCSHYTCDQIYSIIEWMKKKQGAQEIFWIKFFPDKTWISSNKKNDENLMNIIQHFEANPGDLLFILLGNKPTEINQLSQLRIEMANKLKMRKPKLFKPLWIIDLPLFEWDEKSKRYKSFHHPFTSPKKEDLHLLEKFPENIRSKSYDLIINGVEIGSGSIRIHDKNIQNLIFKHLGFSIKKIKSEFGFITKAFEYGTPPHGGIAFGLDRLITILEGKENIKDFIAFPKNNEGIDLMVNSPSYLNREKLKEIHL comes from the coding sequence ATGTCATATAGAACACATAATTGCGGAGAATTGTGTAAAAAAGATATTGGAAAAGAAGTAATTTTATCTGGTTGGATTCAAACAATAAGAAATTTAGGGTCCTTAATTTTTATAGATCTTAGAGATTATTTTGGAACAATCCAACTAATTTTTTCAAAAAAATTAAAAAAACAAGTTCTTGAGCTAGGAAGAGAATTTCTAATTAAAGTTAATGGAACAGTAGTCAAAAGGAAATCTAAAAATTGTAATCTACCTACAGGAGAAATAGAAATTCTTGTTTATAAATTAGATGTATTGAATTCCTCTCCTATTCCACCTTTTATGATAGAAGATGAAACAGATGAAGAGGAAGGATGTCGTATGAAATATAGATATCTTGATATACGAAGAAATGCTATAAAAAATAATTTGATACTCCGTCATAAGATTTCTTTAGAAATACGAAATTTTCTTTCTAAGAATGGATTTCTAGAAATAGAAACTCCTGTATTAATCAACCATACTTCAGAAGGAGCGAGAAGTTTTATTGTTCCATCTAGAATGCACTCTGGGAAATTCTATGCTTTATCTCAATCTCCTCAATTATTCAAACAATTATTGATGATAGGAGGAATAGACAAATATTTTCAAATTGTAAAATGTTTTCGAGATGAAGATTCTCGTTCTGATCGTCAAATAGAATTTACACAAATAGATTGTGAAATGGCTTTCGTAGAGGTTCATGATATCTTGTTTTTTTTTGAAAATTTTATTAAATATTTATTTAAAAAAATAAAAAATATTCAATTAGAACCTTTTACTTTAATGACTTATTCCGATGCTATTAAAATGTATGGAACAGATACGCCAGACTTACGTTTTGAGATTAGATTTGTAGATTTGAATGATTTGGTTAAAAAACAAGTATTCAAATCTTTTCAAACAACAAAAGAATTAATAATAGGAATAAATATTTCAAAATGTAGTCATTATACATGTGATCAAATATATTCAATAATTGAGTGGATGAAAAAAAAACAAGGAGCTCAAGAAATTTTTTGGATAAAATTTTTTCCGGATAAAACATGGATTTCTTCAAATAAAAAGAATGATGAAAATTTAATGAACATCATCCAACATTTTGAAGCTAATCCTGGAGATTTATTATTTATTCTTTTAGGAAATAAACCAACAGAAATCAATCAACTTAGTCAATTACGGATAGAAATGGCCAATAAATTAAAAATGAGAAAGCCTAAATTATTCAAACCTTTGTGGATCATAGATTTACCTTTATTTGAATGGGATGAAAAATCTAAAAGATATAAATCTTTCCATCATCCTTTTACTAGTCCAAAAAAAGAGGACCTTCATTTATTAGAAAAATTTCCAGAAAATATTCGTTCAAAATCCTATGATTTAATTATTAATGGAGTTGAAATAGGAAGTGGATCTATACGTATTCATGACAAAAATATACAAAATTTAATTTTTAAACATTTAGGTTTTTCCATAAAGAAAATAAAATCTGAATTTGGATTTATAACCAAGGCTTTTGAATATGGAACTCCACCTCATGGTGGAATTGCTTTTGGATTGGATAGATTAATAACTATTTTGGAAGGAAAAGAAAATATAAAAGATTTTATTGCTTTTCCAAAAAACAATGAGGGAATAGATCTCATGGTCAACTCTCCATCTTACTTAAATAGGGAAAAATTAAAAGAAATACATTTATAA
- a CDS encoding inorganic diphosphatase, translating into MKISFDAFIEIPKGSRNKYEFDKKNNSIRLDRVLYSSIIYPTDYGFIPKTLSKDGDPLDILVFLTVPTIPGCLIKVKPIGIFFMNDENGEDEKIIGVPISDPNYNTINDIDEISFHAKKEIEHFFLVYKDLENKKVIIGDWKNQKEAIYVYKESRLRYQKKL; encoded by the coding sequence ATGAAAATAAGTTTTGATGCTTTTATAGAAATTCCTAAAGGAAGTAGAAATAAATATGAATTTGATAAAAAAAATAATTCTATTCGTTTAGACAGAGTTTTATATTCTTCTATTATTTATCCAACGGATTATGGGTTTATTCCAAAAACTCTTTCAAAAGATGGAGATCCATTAGATATATTGGTTTTTTTAACGGTCCCAACAATTCCAGGTTGTTTGATCAAAGTAAAACCCATTGGGATTTTTTTTATGAATGATGAAAATGGAGAAGATGAAAAGATTATTGGTGTACCTATTTCAGATCCAAATTATAATACAATTAATGATATAGATGAAATTTCCTTTCATGCTAAAAAAGAAATTGAACATTTTTTTTTAGTATATAAAGATCTGGAAAATAAAAAAGTTATAATAGGAGATTGGAAAAATCAAAAAGAAGCCATTTATGTTTATAAAGAATCTCGTTTAAGATATCAAAAAAAATTATAA
- a CDS encoding dihydrolipoamide acetyltransferase family protein, which yields MAEYNLTLPSMGESIAEATIIRWLKKEGDSVKKEDLLVEIATDKVDSEIYSPVNGILKKKLFYPNEVAKVGSSIAILEIEEKNIGTRFYSPFVRTLAHQEGISFYELESIEGTGKKGRVTKKDILKYIQNKKENILHPHNEEIIEMDRIRQITASHMISSKNISAHVTSFVEADVTNIVKWRNKMKDIFQKNTGEKLTLMSVFVKCVVKAIKDLPMINISVHGTNIIKKKNIHIGLATALPNGNLIVPVIKHADSYSLRGLIKIINDLIRRAKSNQLKPEETQGGTYTISNIGSFGNIFGTPIIHQPQVAIMAIGLIQKKLSIIETPKGDFIGIRHKIYLSHSYDHRVINGELGGEFAKKVALYLEEFNCYTKII from the coding sequence ATGGCCGAGTATAATTTGACCCTTCCATCCATGGGTGAAAGTATAGCTGAGGCTACTATCATTCGTTGGTTAAAGAAAGAAGGAGATTCTGTAAAAAAAGAAGATTTATTGGTAGAAATAGCTACAGATAAAGTTGATTCTGAAATTTATTCTCCCGTGAATGGAATATTGAAAAAGAAATTATTTTATCCAAATGAAGTAGCAAAGGTAGGAAGTTCCATAGCTATTTTAGAAATAGAGGAAAAAAATATAGGAACAAGATTTTACTCTCCTTTTGTTCGTACTCTTGCTCATCAAGAAGGAATTAGTTTTTATGAATTAGAATCCATAGAAGGAACTGGAAAAAAAGGTCGTGTTACTAAAAAGGATATATTGAAGTATATTCAGAATAAAAAAGAAAATATACTTCATCCTCATAATGAGGAAATTATAGAAATGGATAGAATTCGTCAAATTACAGCCTCTCATATGATTAGTAGTAAGAATATATCTGCTCATGTTACTTCTTTTGTTGAAGCAGATGTCACAAACATAGTGAAATGGAGAAATAAAATGAAGGATATTTTTCAAAAAAATACAGGAGAAAAATTGACTTTAATGTCTGTATTTGTAAAATGTGTAGTTAAAGCTATAAAAGACCTCCCTATGATCAATATTTCTGTACATGGAACTAATATTATAAAAAAAAAAAATATTCATATAGGATTAGCTACAGCATTGCCTAATGGCAATTTAATTGTTCCTGTGATTAAACATGCAGATTCCTATAGTTTAAGAGGTTTAATAAAAATTATCAATGATTTAATAAGAAGAGCTAAATCCAATCAATTAAAACCTGAAGAAACCCAAGGAGGTACTTATACAATTAGTAATATAGGTAGTTTTGGAAATATATTTGGAACTCCTATTATACATCAACCTCAAGTTGCAATTATGGCAATAGGATTAATACAAAAAAAACTTTCTATTATAGAAACTCCAAAAGGAGATTTTATTGGAATAAGACACAAAATTTATTTGTCACATTCCTATGATCATCGTGTAATAAATGGAGAACTTGGAGGTGAATTTGCTAAAAAAGTAGCATTATATTTGGAAGAATTTAATTGTTATACCAAAATAATATGA
- a CDS encoding bifunctional ADP-dependent NAD(P)H-hydrate dehydratase/NAD(P)H-hydrate epimerase, whose protein sequence is MKILSLNQIKKADQYCIDNEDISSIELMERSARVCFDWIIHHYRKIKKIIILVGKGKNGGDGLALARMLYHEYGNAVVTIYILNISNHSSSEFLINKNKILKYGIELKIINEGDNFPFLVDEIENKNSIILIDAIFGIGLNRPIKKYWRAFFHYINENKFTSVISIDLPSGLFIEKNQKNFEEIIIKATHTLTFQVPKLPFFLPNYSNYVGNWHLLNIGWKETYINSISAKNFYIDEVYVRSIYKKRKKFSHKGNYGHGLIVGGSYGMIGSMVLSAKACFRIGIGKLSVYIPRCGYNILQTLIPEAIIKTDIKNKCISHIPHHLSAVNAIGIGMGMGKDPMTVYALESFFLRKKKIPIVLDADAINILSNRLEIMDLIPENTILTPHPKEFHRLCGSWENDYQKLDLLKKFSNKYKIYLVLKGAHTVISTPNGSLYFNSTGNPGMATAGSGDVLSGIITGLLAQGYSEKKSCIMGVYLHGLAGDMALTEGNEESIMAKDILNYIGKSYQKIK, encoded by the coding sequence ATGAAAATTCTTTCGTTAAATCAAATTAAAAAAGCAGATCAATATTGCATTGATAACGAAGATATTTCTTCCATAGAATTAATGGAAAGATCTGCAAGAGTCTGTTTTGATTGGATAATTCATCACTATCGTAAAATAAAAAAAATTATAATATTAGTAGGAAAGGGTAAAAATGGAGGAGATGGTCTGGCATTAGCAAGAATGTTGTATCATGAATATGGAAATGCAGTAGTTACTATATATATTCTAAATATATCTAATCATTCCTCTTCAGAATTTCTCATCAATAAAAACAAAATATTAAAATATGGGATAGAATTGAAAATAATTAATGAAGGAGATAATTTTCCATTTTTAGTAGATGAAATAGAAAATAAAAACAGTATAATACTTATTGATGCTATTTTTGGAATAGGATTAAATCGTCCAATAAAAAAATATTGGAGAGCTTTTTTTCATTACATTAATGAAAATAAATTTACATCGGTTATTTCTATAGATCTTCCATCTGGGCTGTTTATAGAAAAAAACCAAAAAAATTTTGAAGAAATTATAATAAAAGCTACTCATACATTAACTTTTCAAGTACCTAAATTGCCTTTTTTTTTACCAAATTATTCCAATTATGTAGGAAATTGGCATTTATTAAATATTGGATGGAAAGAAACTTACATCAATAGTATATCTGCAAAAAATTTTTATATAGATGAAGTTTATGTTAGATCCATATATAAAAAAAGAAAAAAATTTTCCCATAAAGGAAATTATGGTCATGGACTTATTGTTGGAGGATCCTATGGAATGATTGGATCCATGGTCCTTTCTGCAAAAGCATGTTTTAGAATTGGAATTGGAAAATTAAGTGTTTATATACCACGATGCGGATATAATATTTTACAAACTCTCATTCCAGAAGCAATTATAAAAACAGATATTAAAAATAAATGTATTAGCCATATTCCTCATCATTTATCTGCTGTAAATGCAATAGGAATAGGAATGGGTATGGGAAAGGATCCTATGACCGTATATGCATTAGAATCTTTCTTTTTGAGGAAAAAAAAAATTCCTATTGTATTAGATGCAGATGCTATAAATATATTATCCAATCGATTAGAAATAATGGATCTTATTCCGGAAAATACAATTCTTACTCCACATCCAAAAGAATTTCATAGATTATGTGGCTCATGGGAAAATGATTATCAAAAATTAGATTTATTAAAAAAATTTTCTAATAAATACAAGATTTATCTTGTATTAAAAGGAGCACATACTGTTATTTCCACTCCTAATGGATCTCTTTATTTCAATAGTACTGGAAATCCAGGAATGGCTACAGCAGGAAGTGGGGATGTTCTCAGTGGAATAATTACAGGTTTGTTAGCCCAAGGTTATTCTGAAAAAAAATCTTGTATTATGGGAGTATACTTACATGGTTTAGCAGGAGATATGGCTTTAACAGAAGGAAATGAAGAATCTATAATGGCTAAAGATATTCTAAATTACATAGGAAAGTCTTATCAAAAAATAAAGTAA
- the lnt gene encoding apolipoprotein N-acyltransferase produces MLTAFIQKKTKNTIFCILSGILLGFGWPTNGNALYLFIAFIPLLYIEECLSNSFSSYRRIVFSIFLLSFLTFSIWNAIATWWLSYAKRPNGDFATIEAYLIPITLNSFFMSIVFTFYSCIKKNIENKRIGYIFLVCIWISFEKMHLEWELSWPWLNLGNGFSNRVEWIQWYEYTGSLGGSIWIWSVNIGLINSIMEYRKNKNKLNLYKKILMNLGKIFILLFISNYIYLKYEEKKDKTVEVLILQPNIDPYSQKYIISTDELIYRLKKLINKKISFGKKTFIVAPETTFPGHDEKISIENIGNNRIISIFRNYLNGYPKTVLITGIEAISHKSKSYLKKKLFNSVIQIGRYKDIKIHHKSKLVPAVETFPYKKILFPILGNILLDFGGTVMEHRKQEDPFSSVFLHPYFGIRVIPIICYESIFGEYVSKFFKKNNADFMVVITNDGWWGESQGYKQHLYYSCIRAIENRKCIARSANTGVSCFINDKGEIISSIPYGIEGVLSHKIGMNRKKTFYTKYGDYLAQISLLTAITICMYTVLFRMYIKKNI; encoded by the coding sequence ATGCTGACTGCATTTATTCAAAAAAAAACAAAAAATACGATTTTTTGTATCCTTTCAGGAATTCTATTAGGATTTGGATGGCCTACCAACGGAAATGCTCTATATTTATTTATAGCTTTTATTCCTCTATTGTATATAGAAGAATGTTTAAGTAATTCTTTTTCTTCTTACAGAAGAATTGTTTTTTCAATTTTTTTATTGTCCTTTCTTACTTTTTCAATATGGAATGCTATTGCTACATGGTGGTTATCTTATGCAAAAAGACCTAATGGAGATTTTGCTACTATAGAAGCTTATTTGATTCCTATTACCCTTAATTCTTTCTTTATGTCAATTGTTTTTACGTTTTATTCGTGCATAAAAAAAAATATAGAAAATAAAAGAATAGGATATATATTCTTGGTTTGTATATGGATATCATTTGAAAAAATGCATTTAGAATGGGAATTATCTTGGCCTTGGTTGAATTTAGGAAATGGTTTTTCTAATCGTGTAGAATGGATTCAATGGTATGAATATACTGGTTCTTTAGGTGGATCTATTTGGATATGGAGTGTTAATATAGGGTTAATCAATTCTATTATGGAATATAGAAAGAATAAGAATAAATTGAATTTATACAAAAAAATTTTGATGAATTTAGGAAAAATATTTATTCTCCTTTTTATTTCTAACTATATATACTTAAAATATGAAGAAAAAAAAGATAAAACGGTAGAAGTATTGATATTACAACCAAATATCGATCCATATTCTCAAAAATATATAATTTCAACGGATGAATTAATTTATCGATTGAAAAAATTAATAAATAAAAAAATATCTTTTGGAAAAAAGACTTTTATTGTAGCACCTGAAACAACATTTCCAGGACATGATGAAAAAATATCTATCGAAAATATAGGAAATAATAGAATAATTTCTATATTTAGAAATTATTTGAATGGATATCCAAAAACTGTATTGATTACAGGAATAGAAGCTATATCCCATAAATCCAAATCCTACTTAAAAAAAAAATTATTTAATTCTGTTATTCAAATTGGAAGATACAAGGATATAAAAATTCATCATAAATCGAAACTAGTCCCAGCTGTAGAAACTTTTCCTTATAAAAAGATTCTTTTTCCTATATTGGGGAATATATTACTTGATTTTGGAGGAACTGTAATGGAACATAGAAAACAGGAAGATCCATTTTCTTCTGTATTTTTACATCCTTATTTTGGAATAAGGGTTATTCCTATTATTTGTTATGAATCCATATTTGGAGAATATGTTTCTAAATTTTTTAAAAAAAATAATGCGGATTTTATGGTTGTAATCACTAATGATGGATGGTGGGGGGAATCACAAGGATATAAACAACACCTTTATTATTCTTGTATTAGAGCGATTGAAAATAGAAAATGTATAGCTAGGTCTGCTAATACTGGAGTTTCTTGTTTTATTAATGATAAAGGGGAAATTATTTCTTCTATTCCTTACGGAATAGAGGGAGTATTATCCCATAAAATTGGAATGAATAGAAAGAAAACTTTTTATACAAAATATGGAGATTATCTTGCTCAAATAAGTTTATTAACAGCAATAACAATTTGCATGTATACGGTTTTATTTCGTATGTATATCAAAAAAAATATTTGA